In the Thermoproteales archaeon genome, one interval contains:
- a CDS encoding ATP-binding cassette domain-containing protein, with translation MSLKLENLTVSVEDRRILKIDGFQLEKGEVHLLFGPNGAGKSTLLRAIMGLPGYVIESGRIIFEGVDITSKKPYERASMGIALSYQNPPPLQTKFNYIVRQMVKKYRSRMDSIADLNLSNLIERKLHDSFSGGESKRAELAMVLLQKPKLALLDEPDSGVDMDSMELIANAINQLIDMGSTILMVTHTGFIALKIKRIDRASVMMDGKIVYTDKFDKVYNIIMREGYKGFSR, from the coding sequence ATGTCATTGAAATTGGAAAACCTTACAGTGAGCGTAGAAGATAGGAGAATATTGAAAATAGACGGCTTCCAGCTTGAGAAGGGAGAAGTTCATCTATTGTTTGGACCTAACGGTGCTGGAAAGTCTACTCTGTTAAGGGCTATCATGGGACTGCCAGGTTATGTGATAGAAAGTGGAAGAATTATCTTTGAAGGCGTGGATATCACAAGCAAGAAGCCATATGAAAGAGCTTCAATGGGTATTGCTCTCTCATATCAGAATCCACCTCCATTACAAACAAAGTTTAACTACATAGTCAGACAAATGGTTAAAAAGTATAGGAGTAGAATGGATAGCATTGCGGATTTAAATCTTAGCAACCTCATAGAGAGGAAACTACATGATAGTTTTAGCGGTGGAGAATCGAAAAGAGCAGAACTTGCAATGGTGCTATTGCAGAAGCCAAAGTTAGCTCTCCTAGACGAACCCGACAGTGGCGTCGACATGGATAGCATGGAGCTTATAGCTAATGCTATAAACCAGCTTATAGACATGGGATCTACGATTTTAATGGTTACGCATACTGGATTTATAGCGTTGAAGATCAAGAGGATAGATAGGGCGTCAGTCATGATGGATGGTAAAATAGTATACACGGATAAATTTGACAAGGTTTATAACATAATCATGAGAGAAGGCTATAAAGGGTTTTCGCGATGA
- a CDS encoding MBL fold metallo-hydrolase: MGRIINSGFVIASGSTSFIIDPTVWVFEGEWNYREDLLEKIIEYLEKMPRPLHVFVTHEHKDHADIKVLEILQRHFSARIYVPAGIKNVILKASLFLTSLHPVNIGDTIKAGSLKIKALKGGDTANALSYLVEAWKKTIYFAGDQFSEWLEITVDYIVLPLWFIMEMHDNFEKALEKVKCKKIILSRFNSKYQETAIEKVKKELGEKIIVLNEFSDLIML; the protein is encoded by the coding sequence TTGGGAAGAATAATAAATTCCGGCTTTGTTATCGCATCAGGATCTACATCTTTTATAATAGATCCTACCGTATGGGTTTTTGAGGGCGAATGGAATTATAGAGAAGACTTGCTAGAAAAAATTATAGAATATTTGGAAAAGATGCCAAGACCACTCCATGTTTTCGTAACGCACGAGCATAAAGACCATGCAGACATTAAGGTTCTAGAAATTCTTCAAAGACATTTCTCGGCTAGAATATACGTTCCAGCGGGTATAAAAAACGTTATTTTGAAAGCTTCTTTATTCTTAACATCTTTACATCCTGTAAATATAGGAGATACTATAAAAGCTGGAAGTTTAAAAATAAAAGCTCTGAAAGGAGGAGATACCGCAAACGCTTTAAGCTATTTGGTAGAAGCCTGGAAGAAAACAATCTATTTTGCCGGAGATCAGTTTTCAGAATGGCTGGAAATTACTGTTGATTATATAGTTTTACCGCTCTGGTTTATCATGGAGATGCATGATAATTTTGAAAAAGCACTGGAAAAGGTGAAATGTAAAAAGATAATATTGTCTCGTTTTAATAGTAAATATCAAGAAACAGCTATTGAAAAAGTTAAGAAAGAGCTTGGAGAAAAGATCATCGTTCTTAACGAATTTTCAGATCTTATCATGCTATAA
- a CDS encoding TatD family hydrolase, with translation MKIGDAHCHVNPLKGLGPEKLAKKFINVGGWFVGLVNLLSWNYNVDIASSDDFRKVYDYTVRSAAKMREMGLEVRVILGPHPAELTELIEKGVRKEKAYQLIIEAYDIAETFIKARKADGLGEAGRPHWNVSVDIIELSNQVMDYVLEKASDLDCIVHLHLERTTKETIKDVYERVRKTGAKKVVMHHIKGEYAGEAVQHGLYASVPAKKEELVKAIRYGPVFVVESDFLDDPRRPGAVVAPWSIGKTFKKLIENGLISDKAVEKILVDNIRSLYNI, from the coding sequence ATGAAAATAGGCGACGCTCATTGCCACGTAAACCCTTTGAAAGGTCTCGGACCTGAAAAACTTGCTAAAAAATTTATAAATGTCGGAGGCTGGTTTGTCGGCTTAGTAAACCTACTCTCCTGGAATTATAACGTCGATATAGCGTCCAGCGACGATTTCCGAAAAGTTTATGATTACACTGTGCGATCAGCTGCAAAAATGAGAGAAATGGGTCTTGAAGTTAGAGTTATATTAGGCCCTCATCCTGCTGAGCTTACGGAACTTATTGAGAAGGGGGTTAGAAAAGAGAAAGCTTATCAACTAATAATTGAAGCATACGATATTGCTGAAACTTTTATAAAGGCTAGAAAGGCTGACGGTCTAGGCGAGGCAGGCAGACCACATTGGAATGTAAGCGTTGACATAATTGAGCTGAGTAATCAAGTCATGGACTATGTATTGGAGAAAGCTTCAGATCTGGATTGCATTGTACATTTACACCTTGAAAGGACAACAAAAGAAACAATTAAAGATGTATATGAAAGAGTCAGGAAAACAGGGGCTAAAAAAGTAGTCATGCATCACATTAAAGGGGAGTATGCTGGCGAGGCTGTACAGCATGGCTTATACGCATCGGTTCCAGCGAAAAAAGAAGAGCTGGTTAAGGCTATTAGATATGGACCCGTTTTTGTCGTTGAAAGCGATTTTCTTGACGACCCTAGAAGACCGGGCGCTGTCGTAGCACCCTGGTCTATAGGTAAAACCTTCAAAAAATTAATTGAAAACGGCTTAATATCCGATAAGGCTGTGGAAAAAATACTTGTAGATAACATTCGATCTCTCTACAACATATAA
- the thiI gene encoding tRNA 4-thiouridine(8) synthase ThiI, with the protein MVKLYLVRISGEVILKASKTRIRFEKRLVKNIIDMCRKHGIFNLKIEKSEARIFIEGPEKLESILCKVFGIYSYSPVVKVDFSDLEDLSNKAKDYFKNKIVGKKFAVRVKRAGKHDFTSIDAARKIGSKLYKYSSGVDLKNPEVEVFVEIRNNHAFFFDKIIKGSGGLPIGVNGRAVSLFSGGFDSPVASWFAWKRGVELDFVYCYLGGLDAKYRTLKVLKTLVDNWCSGYTPKLHIVDFRPIVSDIIKNVKKELRQVILRRAMYRAAEIIAREVKASAIVTGESLGQVSSQTLWNIAVAEEIVRIPILRPLIGLDKEEIINLARKIGTYELSSKVREYCAIARGKVATRAKLSDVKMEEEKISSDVIEDAAKRREIYNVFEINPIDFLPVENVAINFIPSEALLIDLREREDFEKWHPPNAIHIEDLKIDSLPKDRVIIAYCDSGILSSEFAASLRKKGFKAFSFEGGLSQLRYKACK; encoded by the coding sequence ATGGTGAAACTGTACCTTGTTAGAATAAGCGGCGAAGTAATACTAAAAGCGAGTAAAACGCGGATTCGCTTCGAAAAAAGATTAGTGAAAAATATCATCGACATGTGTAGGAAACACGGTATTTTTAATTTAAAAATTGAAAAAAGTGAAGCTAGGATATTTATTGAAGGTCCTGAAAAACTAGAGAGTATACTGTGTAAGGTTTTTGGAATTTATAGCTATTCTCCCGTCGTTAAAGTCGATTTTTCCGATCTCGAAGATTTATCCAATAAAGCGAAAGATTACTTTAAGAATAAGATCGTCGGGAAAAAATTCGCTGTAAGAGTTAAGCGAGCTGGAAAGCACGATTTTACCTCTATCGACGCCGCCAGGAAGATAGGCTCTAAACTTTACAAATACTCCAGCGGCGTGGATCTGAAAAATCCTGAAGTAGAAGTCTTTGTGGAAATACGAAATAACCATGCCTTTTTCTTCGATAAAATTATCAAAGGTTCTGGGGGCTTGCCGATCGGCGTAAATGGTAGAGCTGTTTCGCTTTTTTCAGGAGGCTTTGACTCGCCTGTAGCGTCGTGGTTTGCGTGGAAACGCGGCGTTGAATTAGACTTTGTATATTGCTACCTTGGAGGCTTAGATGCCAAATATAGAACTCTCAAGGTATTAAAAACTCTAGTAGATAACTGGTGCAGCGGGTATACTCCAAAGCTACATATCGTAGATTTTAGACCGATAGTATCGGATATTATTAAAAATGTGAAAAAAGAGTTAAGGCAGGTCATTCTGCGCCGAGCAATGTATAGGGCGGCCGAGATTATAGCCAGAGAAGTAAAGGCTTCCGCTATAGTAACCGGTGAAAGCCTAGGACAAGTTTCTTCACAAACTTTATGGAATATAGCTGTCGCAGAAGAAATCGTTCGCATACCTATTTTACGACCACTTATAGGATTGGATAAGGAAGAGATAATTAACCTAGCTAGAAAAATCGGAACTTACGAACTATCTTCTAAAGTCAGAGAGTATTGCGCTATAGCTAGGGGTAAGGTTGCTACTAGAGCAAAGTTAAGTGATGTGAAAATGGAGGAGGAAAAAATATCTTCTGATGTTATCGAAGATGCTGCTAAAAGAAGAGAAATCTACAATGTCTTCGAAATTAATCCTATAGACTTCTTACCAGTAGAAAACGTGGCTATAAACTTTATACCAAGCGAGGCCTTGCTTATAGATTTACGAGAAAGAGAAGATTTTGAAAAATGGCATCCTCCTAACGCAATCCATATAGAAGATTTAAAGATAGATTCCCTACCAAAAGACAGAGTTATAATAGCGTACTGTGATTCTGGAATTTTAAGCTCAGAGTTCGCGGCTAGTTTGAGGAAAAAAGGTTTTAAAGCTTTCAGCTTTGAAGGTGGATTATCTCAACTTCGATATAAAGCTTGTAAATAA
- a CDS encoding hydroxymethylglutaryl-CoA reductase, degradative: protein MSKTSRIPGFYKLSIDERLKKVAEFAGLTEEELSILRKVGNLDLELADRMIENVIGTMAYPFAIAVNFLINGKDYLVPMVLEEPSVVAAASNAAKVMRRNGGIRVTSTGPIMIGQIQLVGVEDPWHQRMRILEHKKEILKIANEQDPILVKLGGGAKDLEVRVIDSPLGPMVITHLIVDVKDAMGANAVNTMAEAVAPTIERITGGKVYLRIISNLADKRLVRAYVKVYKEDIGGEEVVDGIVTAWAFAKADPYRAATHNKGIMNGIIAVALATAQDHRAIEAGAHAYAARAGRYEPLSVWEKDKDGNLVGTLEMPMAVGIVGGATKAHPVAKIALKILGVKSATELAEVMGAVGLAQNFAALRALATEGIQKGHMKLHARNIAISVGAKGELVDRIVEIMVREGKIRYDRAKELLEELTKKGM, encoded by the coding sequence ATGAGCAAAACATCTAGAATTCCGGGTTTTTACAAGCTATCGATAGATGAGCGGTTGAAGAAGGTTGCCGAGTTCGCTGGACTGACGGAGGAAGAGTTAAGCATCTTGAGAAAGGTCGGGAATCTGGACCTAGAATTAGCTGATAGAATGATAGAAAACGTTATTGGAACGATGGCGTACCCCTTTGCCATAGCCGTAAACTTTCTGATAAATGGGAAAGACTACTTGGTTCCTATGGTATTAGAAGAGCCTTCTGTGGTAGCGGCAGCCAGTAACGCTGCCAAAGTCATGCGTAGGAATGGTGGAATACGCGTAACTTCTACTGGACCTATTATGATAGGACAGATACAGCTGGTGGGCGTTGAAGACCCTTGGCATCAGAGGATGCGAATATTAGAGCATAAGAAGGAAATTTTGAAAATAGCGAATGAGCAAGACCCGATACTCGTCAAACTTGGAGGGGGGGCAAAGGATTTGGAGGTAAGAGTTATCGATTCTCCGCTAGGACCTATGGTTATAACGCATTTAATAGTTGATGTTAAAGATGCAATGGGAGCAAACGCCGTGAATACTATGGCAGAAGCGGTAGCACCTACTATAGAGAGGATAACTGGCGGCAAGGTTTACTTAAGGATAATATCGAATCTAGCTGATAAAAGATTGGTTAGGGCATATGTAAAAGTCTATAAGGAAGACATTGGGGGAGAGGAGGTGGTAGACGGAATCGTTACAGCATGGGCATTTGCTAAAGCTGATCCTTATAGAGCGGCAACCCATAACAAAGGAATTATGAATGGGATAATAGCCGTGGCTTTGGCTACTGCGCAGGATCACAGGGCAATAGAGGCTGGAGCGCATGCATATGCAGCTCGCGCTGGAAGATACGAGCCTCTCAGCGTGTGGGAAAAGGATAAAGATGGTAATCTGGTAGGAACGCTTGAAATGCCGATGGCAGTGGGCATCGTCGGCGGAGCTACGAAAGCTCACCCAGTAGCGAAGATAGCTTTAAAAATACTGGGTGTGAAATCGGCTACTGAGCTTGCAGAAGTTATGGGTGCTGTGGGCTTGGCTCAAAATTTTGCGGCGCTCAGAGCGCTAGCAACAGAAGGTATTCAAAAAGGGCACATGAAATTACATGCTAGGAATATTGCTATATCTGTAGGAGCTAAAGGAGAATTAGTGGATAGAATTGTCGAAATAATGGTTAGAGAAGGAAAAATACGCTATGATCGTGCTAAAGAACTGCTTGAAGAGCTAACGAAGAAAGGCATGTAA
- a CDS encoding dual specificity protein phosphatase family protein — protein MQSFRWVIKNRLATAPIPRSIQNIRVWKDKGVKAVVILVEDHELAILGGKNRYFKLLENEGLEFFHSPIRDFYIPTIEQCMSIMNWIDKKIIENKPVLIHCYGGLGRTGTIAACYLIYRYGFDPMSAIEKIRSIRPRSIESPTQINFVYMFYEEISRAG, from the coding sequence ATGCAAAGCTTTAGATGGGTTATAAAAAATAGGCTGGCAACGGCACCTATACCTAGAAGTATCCAAAATATTAGGGTATGGAAGGATAAAGGAGTAAAAGCCGTTGTAATTTTAGTAGAAGATCATGAGCTAGCTATTCTAGGAGGCAAGAATAGGTATTTTAAACTGTTGGAAAATGAGGGCTTAGAATTTTTCCATTCTCCGATTAGAGATTTCTATATCCCGACGATAGAGCAGTGCATGAGCATAATGAATTGGATCGATAAAAAAATTATCGAGAATAAGCCTGTTCTAATACACTGCTATGGAGGGCTAGGTAGAACTGGAACAATCGCAGCTTGCTACCTAATATACAGGTATGGCTTTGACCCGATGTCGGCTATTGAAAAAATTAGAAGTATCAGACCTAGAAGCATAGAGTCTCCAACACAAATAAATTTTGTTTATATGTTTTACGAGGAAATAAGCAGAGCTGGTTAG
- a CDS encoding acylphosphatase → MVVVRAHVFVSGIVQGVFFRANTRRVAKQLGLKGFVRNLRDGRVEAVFEGEEEAVKKAIDWCRKGPPLARVDKVEVLWEDPKGDFEDFYILW, encoded by the coding sequence ATGGTCGTTGTTAGAGCGCATGTTTTCGTATCAGGTATTGTACAAGGCGTATTTTTTAGAGCTAATACAAGGAGGGTTGCGAAACAGCTTGGTTTGAAAGGTTTCGTAAGAAATTTGCGAGATGGTCGCGTCGAAGCTGTCTTTGAGGGAGAAGAGGAGGCTGTAAAAAAGGCAATAGATTGGTGCAGAAAAGGGCCTCCTTTAGCAAGAGTGGATAAAGTAGAAGTGTTATGGGAAGATCCCAAAGGGGATTTCGAGGATTTTTATATACTATGGTAG
- a CDS encoding aminoacyl-tRNA deacylase, with amino-acid sequence MMTLENAIRLMEKLNIEGEIISHSQSGKTTREASKALNINPGFILKSLLLVSKKKKHVAVIITGDKRVDFKKVEKITGFKKLRLATPSEVEAVTGFKVGGVPPFAFHDKCPVIVDEEVMKKNFVIGACGDEFHGIKLNPEVFIKLGYRIADIVES; translated from the coding sequence TTGATGACGCTTGAAAACGCGATAAGACTAATGGAAAAACTTAACATAGAGGGGGAAATCATAAGCCATAGTCAAAGCGGTAAAACTACAAGAGAAGCCTCAAAGGCTTTGAATATTAACCCCGGTTTTATACTAAAAAGCCTTCTTTTAGTTTCGAAAAAGAAAAAGCATGTAGCTGTTATAATTACCGGGGATAAAAGAGTCGATTTTAAAAAAGTAGAAAAAATAACAGGTTTCAAAAAATTAAGACTTGCAACTCCATCAGAGGTTGAAGCTGTAACAGGTTTCAAGGTTGGTGGTGTTCCACCATTTGCCTTTCACGATAAATGCCCAGTTATAGTTGATGAAGAAGTGATGAAAAAAAATTTTGTTATAGGAGCATGTGGCGACGAATTTCATGGAATTAAGCTAAACCCAGAAGTTTTTATAAAATTAGGATACAGAATAGCTGATATAGTCGAGAGCTAG
- a CDS encoding methyltransferase, with protein MIKKVQGLQMLAKKLRIKLTCLILKFLHIFISGKTVRIYGFKLEICKNVFSPLCTLSSKLLIKSALEEVKKQDIMLDLGTGSGIISLVLANKASYTVASDISEYAARCALKNMKMNNLDLLCDVVICDLTCAFRRGAFSLIVFNPPYIKGKAKNDLEKAWFDDCNLIENFLEKAYRILRENGRIIIAYSDIGPLKHFLAFSRNTGWHVKTIAFKKFLGETIYVFRLNWKNSFYCQ; from the coding sequence ATGATTAAGAAAGTTCAGGGTCTGCAAATGCTGGCAAAGAAATTAAGAATAAAATTAACATGCTTGATTCTTAAATTCTTGCATATTTTTATCTCTGGAAAAACAGTCAGAATATATGGATTCAAACTAGAAATATGCAAAAATGTTTTCAGCCCACTATGCACTTTATCGTCTAAGCTTTTAATTAAATCTGCACTAGAAGAAGTGAAAAAACAAGACATAATGCTTGATTTAGGGACTGGAAGCGGCATAATTTCGCTCGTCTTAGCCAATAAAGCTTCATATACTGTGGCAAGCGACATAAGCGAATATGCCGCACGCTGCGCGCTCAAGAACATGAAAATGAATAACCTAGACCTTTTGTGCGATGTTGTTATATGCGATTTAACCTGCGCATTCCGGAGAGGCGCATTCTCTCTTATAGTGTTTAACCCTCCATATATTAAAGGGAAAGCAAAAAACGATCTGGAAAAAGCATGGTTTGACGATTGTAACCTAATAGAAAATTTTCTTGAAAAAGCTTATAGAATTCTAAGGGAAAACGGCAGGATAATAATCGCTTATTCCGATATTGGACCCTTAAAGCATTTTCTCGCATTTTCCAGAAATACTGGATGGCATGTTAAAACGATTGCTTTTAAGAAGTTTTTGGGTGAAACAATATACGTTTTTAGACTTAATTGGAAAAATAGCTTCTACTGTCAATGA